Proteins encoded in a region of the Enterococcus gilvus ATCC BAA-350 genome:
- the fabG gene encoding 3-oxoacyl-[acyl-carrier-protein] reductase codes for MELTNKTVFITGSSRGIGWGIAKAFAQAGANIVLNGRKEIPAEKIAEIEAFNVKCISICGDISSFEDAGHMIKECEDTLGTIDILINNAGITKDQLLLRMKPEDFDDVMDINLKGTFNMTQQVLKKMMKKRAGAIINLSSVVGLIGNVGQCNYAASKAGVLGFTKAVAREVAPRGITCNAIAPGFIKTDMTNELNDKVKEQMEGQIPLKSFGTVEDVANAALFLAQSEYITGQVLNVDGGMVM; via the coding sequence ATGGAACTTACGAATAAAACAGTGTTTATCACCGGCAGCAGCCGGGGGATCGGCTGGGGAATTGCGAAAGCATTTGCTCAAGCAGGTGCAAATATCGTATTGAATGGACGAAAAGAGATTCCTGCGGAAAAAATCGCGGAGATCGAAGCGTTCAACGTGAAATGTATCAGCATTTGCGGAGATATCAGTTCCTTTGAGGATGCTGGTCACATGATCAAGGAATGCGAAGACACGCTAGGTACGATCGATATTTTGATCAATAATGCGGGCATCACAAAGGACCAATTGCTTTTACGTATGAAGCCGGAGGATTTTGATGACGTTATGGATATTAATCTGAAGGGGACCTTCAACATGACGCAGCAAGTATTGAAAAAAATGATGAAGAAACGTGCAGGCGCGATCATCAATCTTTCAAGTGTCGTTGGCTTGATCGGGAATGTTGGACAATGCAATTACGCGGCGAGTAAAGCAGGTGTTCTCGGCTTCACGAAAGCTGTAGCCAGAGAAGTCGCGCCTCGCGGCATTACCTGTAATGCTATTGCTCCTGGATTTATCAAAACAGATATGACAAATGAATTGAACGATAAAGTAAAAGAACAAATGGAAGGACAAATTCCGCTAAAAAGCTTCGGAACGGTAGAAGATGTTGCCAATGCAGCCCTATTTCTAGCTCAAAGCGAATACATCACGGGACAGGTATTGAACGTTGATGGCGGAATGGTCATGTAA